The Lycium ferocissimum isolate CSIRO_LF1 chromosome 8, AGI_CSIRO_Lferr_CH_V1, whole genome shotgun sequence DNA segment GTGTTAAATGTAATGGTGAAACTCCTTTTTTAGCTCTAACCTTGTGGGTTTATTTAACCATTAGACAGAGAGAGGGACAAACGAAATCCCATACATCTGATACAAAATAATTTCATAGCTGTTGTGAGCTAAATCTGAAGGCGTGACTCGAATAGATAACCATAAAGAAATatatcatcgtatatatatttctaatttcatgaaataaattggTCTCTTATAGAGGAGTTTTACTATTTCCTTTGGTGTATAAGAATTGACAACCAGAAGTCTCCTAAAAACTTTACTTACTATTTCCTttggtatgaatctctcctctAATCAAATGATTCaatttatcaaatttgtataAATTTGTGAATAATATGAATAAAAGTCATTTAAAGAACTTCTATCGATACAAAGCATTCTCCAGAGCATTGTCACACACTATTGAGAAGTCATTTGTTCGCGATCCAAAAAGAATGTTATAAGTGGACAACAAATTAATGtgcatatttcatttttatcttttattcaTTTTGTCATTGGCAAAGATATTGATAAACGTGTGATAAGCCGCCAAGGGGATTCCCCTGTTCAAGATAATAATTGCACAACTGTTGAAGTTGATGACGAGCTTTTTGATAAGAATAAAATATCACTAATGTTTAAATGTTTAAGAttttaattagagataaaatATTGCGCCCACTAACGCTTGCCCAGGAGTTGTTAAATTTTGGATTCTCTGCAGTCTTTACTTGTAATTGCTCAAGATTATGGTGAAAATATTATGTCTTTTAAACGTTAATTGACGTGAAGAAAATTGCTCTGTGAAAATTTTGGACGGTGAGTTTGAATATCTAATAGTGTGTTGATTCGGGGGCAAGAATACAGTTACGCTTCTCATACTTGATCAAACTTAATATAGAGATACCACACTCATGTGGAGCTTGCTCTGGCTATAGTTATGCAGGTCGGTTTCTGGATCAATAGACCAATTCAAAGGTGCATTTATCAACGATGATCAAAATGGAGAAGGTTTATGTCTGGACTTGTGTTTCATACATAGATCTATCTGCTATTCATACGCACAATGAAGAACAAAGTTTTCTTCATTGGAACTATCTACATTTTCATGAGCgttgaattttcttgatttttgccGCTTGTGTTAGAATCATTTGTTAGAAATATCCATGTGTTAGAACTAAATAGGCTTGTGAGCAGCCTTGCAAATGAGTGTGCAGATGTTCCTTCTATAGATAAGGTTGAGTAGGATCATATCAGCTCTAAAGTATTGGTTGTTCTTCTGACATATCACCTATTTCAGTTTGATATTTAACATTTAATCTATCCATTGCGTTAATCAGATTTTAGGAGCACAGGTTATGCTACGCGAGCAACTTCCTGGAACAACAGACAGTTTCTTTCTGATCTTTGGAACACCTGATGAAACACAGGCAACTCAGAGCAACCTTCATGCACTCATACTTATGTTCTTTTGTATCTGCTTTAGGTACGTTAAATAGTACCGATATCATCAAATAATTTGCTATTTTAGTGGTTTTCCTATTCGTTTTATCATTGGGTGGTTCCTTTTTTCAGAGCTACTGTCAACATTCATAGTAGTACAGGAAGCAAAAATTTTGAATTGGAAGGGAAAACAAACTGTCAACATTCATAGTAGTACAGGAAGCAAAAATTTTGAATTGGAAGGGAAAACAAACACAGTAAAGGGAAAAAGTGTAGATAAAATAGTGTGGTACTTATTATTATTTGGCTATGTTAACAAGGTTGGAAATTCGATTCTacaactttttccttttcatttttgaaaatttgatttctaCTGAGAGAACAATTGTAGCAGGTCTTTTTTAAACGCATAATGATGTTGCTATGCCTTTTAATGTTAGTGTTACAATGTGTAACTTTTGTCTAATTTTACTgtgttgttattttttttgtttctaaacACATCCTGGTCAGATGAAAGATGTTCATGCCACAACAAAGTCACTTCGACACAGTTTAACTGAAATAGACTTGGTGTTTTAAAAGTTTTGCAGCCAAAAGGATAGATATAAGACATTGTAAGTAGAATCTTGAGCCAATCTTCTTTACTCGATTCTAATAGCTCGTGGACAAAAACGTGGCTAGAGATGATATAATTGTCAATGCTACAGTCAAGTTACATTGTAGCATTAGCTACGTAAAACGACCACATTAATGTGTAGTTGCCAAGAAAATGCAAATTATTTATATGACTGCCGCTGGTTTTTCATGTCTTATTaccattcaactttcatttgcaACTCAGGGGACTCATTATGTGCTTTTAACCCAACCAAAAGGAAAAGAGTTGGTTGATGTCACTttgctattgttgttggataCGACTGGATCCACTTTGCTGTTGTTTTTTGGATAAAATGTATTGTCTGACAACCATTTGACACCCGTGAGTGAATATTTTGCTCCAACGAATTTAAGACGTTGTCTTTATCTGTTTTAATAGTAACTTACATGcatctatttttaatatttgtaaTTTCATAATATCAAAGTAaagttgatcaaacaaataaaaatttcaactttcccagTGTCAGCACGGGCCATCTTCACCTAGTGTTAtaacaaaatcttttttttttgggttataaATATTTAGAGGTTAGCgattatttccttattttcaaataagTGCTTGCTTTATAATTTATCCCTTATTTCAACTTCAAGATTGAAgttccaaaaataaatttatttgagAGTATTTCAAGTCTACAcacacaaaacttcaacttctttTTCGAGTAAAattcatacaaacacaattGATCTGCTTCTAAATACTCTTTTTaaactacaacttcaattttaaaTGCTTTTTTTTCCAAGCTTCAATCAAATTACCTCCATACGCCTACGTACTAGGCTGACGATTTTGGCCTATATTTGGGTGATTTACAAAAATGGATTTAAAGGTGAATGATCTTGAACTTTTGACCGTGCTTGTTTTatagaaaatttcaaatttaataaatttgacTTTTGATCTTGAACGTTTATATATGAAGCAAGCAGAGGTCAAAATTTGAGGATCATTTATTTCCAAGATAATTGGACCcaacaaaaaaagataattgGATATAATTTCCACCCTATATTTTGGCCTTGCACCTGGTCCACATCTTGCGTACACAAGAAACCTACCAAGTACCAACCAAATACCAGCCACTTTCAATTTTGACTTGCTTAATCTGACATATGGTTTCATAACATGGACTGAAACCATTTGCAGAATTACACCATATGTTCAATGGTGACATTTTCTTTAAGAAATTGAATATCCCACGAATCCAATATTAGCAACTATTTTAATTTAATAGTTTACTaggagtatatacatatatgaatttaaaatttatatttgatGAATTCAATAAATTCATTAATTGCACTTTTGGAATTGCAGGTTCACACCTTAGTGTTTGTATTAATCTCTTGATGATTTTtcacatacatatttatataaaagAATTGGATTCAGTTGACTCGTTGGAATTACTTTGCATCCGCTTTTGTTGATACTTCTTCTAAAGATTTTTCAGTTGTATATTTTTAGTAGTCTCAGCTAATtgtataatttttgaaatatgctaattattgattttttttctgaaaatgaaTACATTAATTACGCAGTGTTCAAAAAAGGTTTCCTgagattttaattattttgaaattaaaagtAGAGTTTCCAGAAATTAACTACAAATGAAGATATTTATGCAAAGGGTTGCCTAGAAGTAagttgaaattttcttagtaaaGTTATGAATTTAGGGCATGGATACTTGAGTGGttaattcttttaatatacTTTTCAGTCTTCCTTGACTTGAACTTGAATTCCAGATTGGTGACTTTCAACTCTGTGAAATCTAACAGGCATAGTCAAAATCAGAACTTAAAGCTACATTGCACATAATTCATCTaagtatgttatttattttaatatagtATTTTGGAATTTTATCATGTTAAATGTGAGTGAGATTGATGGTACATTTATTTTAATAGTATTTTGGAATTTTATGACGTATACGTTGTCTCTAGACACAGGGACAAGTACTATCAAAATAATGCCCAAGTACAATCAAAATAATGCcccttttttgaaataaaatttacatatttgaaaattacgtaAAGAGCAGTATAAGTCAgaataattgataatttaaaacaCGTCGAAATTCTCGAATTGGTACCACggccccccaccccccccccccgcgcgcgcgcgcgcgctcGTTACTCGCCTTGGGACTTGACTAATCTGAATTCGCATGTATTGAAAAATCCTACTTTTAGATTAAAATGTTCCCTACCAAATACAATTCCATTTCATAACTCGATCCCCATAAGATTACTTATATTGACTCAAGGGCGGTGCCAGATGGATGTAAGGGGGTTTATCTGAACCTCCTTCATTGAGAAATTACACTATATATGtaagattaaaattatttttatgtatatatagtaaatgtTGAATCCGCTCCGCTTCTTGATGTTTTGTTTCTTTATAGTTTGAATCCCCTTACTGAAAATCCTGACTCAGCCAATACTCATTGTATCAAATTAATGGCATGATACTTGTATTTTGTTGCAAACTGATTTTGGGTCACTATGAAAGTGCTATACAATTGTGTTATGAAAAAACATATtattttaatgttgtttagaAATTTTGATTGATATATGTCTTATATATTCCACAAATTGAGTGGTCTCTATCGCTCTATAGCTTTTACTTTTTCTATATACATAATGTTTTTGCAGGCTTGGTGCATGATATAATTGATGGCTCTTTCCCTGTATATCCACACACAATATGTTCTTTTATGTCTCACCTGTATTGTTGCTAAGTAATCCTGTTTTTGCTGTTATATTTTGGTTCGGAAATACATTTAGTTAAGAATTTAATTGAATTTAACTAATCTAAAAATTTACTGAACTTTGATTTTTACTAATCTGAAAATTTAAATGGTTAGAAAAAATACTTTGGCGTATATTAAAGGAATTTTTACATATCTGGCCGCTCGGTCAAAAATAATTGCAACCATTAGCTAATATACAAAAGTATATGTTAACtatatattaaatttgtataatgtttgtatattatagttaatatgcaaaaaatatacatttactAGCTTGTTTTGTGGGAGGCTAAATAGTGTAAAAATCCCTATATTGAAGTGTAATTAACAAGCCTATGACATGATGGCTTGATTCTTTTCATAGTACAAACACGTGAAaattttaagtaaataatgGAGAATGTTTTTTATACAACCCTACGTACCAAGGGACTACGGATAGTAGAATAAGCAAAGTATTAGATAATTTTTTTCACCAAGGCTAGAATTAGATGGGAAGAAATCCCCCTTGGTGTTTTGATCTCTGCTAAGATTATCATAATTCTTAACCCATTTTATTGACCCGTAGGCCACACACCCTTGGTTGCTAAAATAAGTTGAAGTGTTGAGCTAAGTGGGAGCCTCAAGTTAAAGGAGGCGAAAGTGACTTTCTAATTCTTCAAGGGGTCATTTTGTTTATAAATAAGTATATCAGGATTGTAATGTGACAATTAtaatacaaaaactaaataataactAGATTATTTGGTGGATATACATTTTTGGTAGATGTTTGGTTTCCGCgttaatttttgtaaaagataaacttttctttttcaattttaaccCTAACCTTTCTAAAGAACACGGGGGAAGAggtttagaaaaagaaaaatctatcATTTGATTATTTTATCTTAAGATAAACTATTCGGGATTGTTATCCCACATTGAATGTGACCTCAGAATAATCCCAAAGTCCAAAATAATGGTATAACTATACCGGAATTGCgtataccaaaaataaaaatataaccaaacacaaattAAATAATCTCGCATTTTATTAAGGGATTATTACCACTGATATGAACCAAAAGCACTACCATCTAAACATATGTGACAACAAACACGTCACAATTCATAACAGTTAAAAGTTAAACGACAATGActtttgaatttcttaataGACTGTGGATCATCTGAAGATACTGATGTTGGTAATAGGGTTTTTATTTCTGATAAATCATCTTCAAAGTATTTTATCAACCTCACAAGATATATCACATTCTGGGATTTCTCTTTACAGCAGCAGTATATTATAATTGGATGGAGAGAAACCTTAGAAGATTTCAGTAGCTTCACAGAGGCAAAGAGGATAGACCAAGAGATATAGTACTGCAACTTCATATTGCAGGTCAAAAGCAACCCAAATGGAGCAAAATGTTAGAAGCAATTAACAGTTTTCCTTGCTAGCTAGTTGATTAGAATTAACTTATGAGCTAGTGATACTGAAATGTCTGTAATAGATTATCCTGAGATCCTGCCTCTATAGTCCAACAGAGCAGGTTGTGTGCAAAACTCCACTTTggttaatgaaaaattttcctttgaccaaacaaaaaaaaaaaaattcacaagatATTTTAGTTGATACCCCTTCAAATTCAATTACAAACTCTGATGATTCACCCCTTTATCAAACTGCTAGAATTTTCACTCAACAATCCACTTATAAATTCCCAATCAGCCAAACAGGAAGACATTAGATTCGCCTTTATTTTTACCCTTCTTTACCAAAATTTTGATATGActgaagcaaatttctctattTCCACTCAAAAAAATGTTCTTCTTGGTAATTTCTCTCCCAAAAATGTTTCTGTGAAAGAATTTTCGGTAAACGTTACCTCGAAAGACCTTGTAATCATATTCTATCCTAAAAGCTATTCATTTGCCTATATAAATGCTTTGGAAATCGTCTCTGTACCTGATGTCTTTATAACCGATGATGCCTCGACAATTAGTCCAGCTGGCACGTTCAGTGGTATGTATGCACAGACTCTCGAAACGGTTGTTAGGGTAAACGGGTTACGagttaaaataattagggttgggaGCTTATGTGGAGCCTACGTAGATCTGACGTGgctatttttttgtgttgggAGCAAATTTATGAAGTATCCTAACggggagggcaaatttgatcccaaactttgatggagggcaaatttaaactataaaccataattggagggtaaatttgacccttttaccaTTAATTTATAGTGCTAGAATATAGCCCCAAAATGAAATTGATATACCATAATGTAACTGTTCATAAACGTACATTTCTACAACCTGAATTTTGCACATTATGTCtgatttggagaaaaagaggaAGTGACAGGAAGATGAGGCAAATTAATAGAAGGTTAAGGTTAATTGATTAATATAAAGTTCTATTCTAGGAAATATAGAATCTTTAATCATTTCCATCTATATTGCTGGACCTCCAAAAATGTTGTCATACCCATATCTGATCCTCCATAAATGCATATATAGCTTTTGAAAGAAGcgtcttaattttattttcttcacttacATTTTACACTTCAACTCAGTGTAAAGAGGCTCCGACACGCACCTGACACTATTTATAAAGAATCCGGCAAAATATACAGATTTTAATATATTACTGAATAAAAGGGAAATATGTATGCTAAAtcgaaagaggaaaaaaagaacCACGAACAAGgaggaaatattaaagaagtgGATAAAACTTACAAAATGGAAATTGAGTATTCTAATTTGAACTAGAATACTCAGACAAGAGTTCATCCAAGAGAGCACTTCCCAAATCTTCAAATATGAATACAATATTATTTTCTTCCTCATTGACtacttgtttcttttttccttcctttcttgAAATATTACTACTACTTCTCTTTTTGTGTTTCTCCTTTAAAGCTGCTGCTGGTGACAATCCATTCTTGAAGAAATTACACATCTCTGTTTCTTGTAACATTTTGCTAACTCTTTCAACAGGGAAATTCAGGCAAGTTGATGGACCTCTCATTGACAAAGCAACTTGATCATAAGCCATTGCAGCTTCTTCCGCGCTGTTGAAAGTTCCAAGCCAAACCCTAATTCCGTTTCGAGTGGAATCCCTAATTTCGGCTGCAAATTTTCCCCATGGCCTTGTTCTGACACCTATATAGTGTTTAGCCTCCTTCTGGAGACGTTTTGGGCAGAAGTCATTTTCCTTGGAAGAAGTATCACTCGAGGAAGTATCTTCGAGTGATGATGATTCCACGGAATTTGAAGTTTGTTTCTCGTCTTGAATCTTCAAATCCATTTTTTCTTCGATATCTTTCTtgttgatatatatacacactgtATTAAAGAATATGAGTGgaaatactatatatatgtgctTCCATGATTACCATCCTAAAGGGGAAGTGTGCATTTTCACAACTTAAttaaatcaagaagaaaattatGTACTAATGGGAGAGGCAATTATTGGATGTAATTAACAAGAGAGCAAGTTGGGTAACAAGTTGGCAAAAAGTATAAACAAATTTGAAAAGCTTTTGTGGGTATGTCGTCCACAAACAAGATCATGAAAAAGATTTGTAATTGGTCCATTTGatttaattgaaaaaattatatattcgCACTTGATACATGCACCTCTTTGTGCAAATCTACAGtcgaactttttaaaaaaaatgaaactgaaaataatataatgtaGTGTAACTTTGTCAAGTCCTTTTGACCTTTTACATCATGCATGAAAGATGCGTTTTTATTATTGATAATTATGcagcaacaacatacccagtaaaaTCTCACAAAGTGAAGTTTGGGGAGAACAGAGTGTATACGGACCTTACTCCTATCTTGAGAGGTGGAGAAGCTGTTTCTTGTATAATTATGCACGGAAGTCAAAATATTaatgaaatgttcttgaattaaaaCCATACCTTCATCTGAATAGCAAAGCAAGCACTGCGGGGATAggcataattttattttatttagagaGAGATATTTTAGGTAGAAaagaagccaaaaaaaaaaaaaaaagagttttcagttttcaacttaaGCAGAATAATATTATTAGATGCTACTTATACATTCTATAAAAAGAGAGTAAACTTAATAAAATAGGGATGAGCAAGTTTTAATTCTATAATGGGATATTATGTTTGAAATTGTCTTATCATAATCTTTAATATATAGAGTCTACATCATCTTGTTCATCTTGTCCTTCAAAAACAATTGTGTGGTGGCGTTGCCATTACATGAAGTGACTCTTCTCTTGCTCATGTCCccaattgtttttcttttttttaaaaattccatcttgtaattttttaaaatctaaaacAGTAAATTGTTGTGCTTAAGCTCCAAATAATGTAGCAAATTGAATTGGCTAGTCCGAAAGAAAAGTACACTCCCAACTTTTTTTGAAGTTTCTTACTTTCCAATCTTAAGTATCCACAaaacaaaagattttgaaaaataattttcttaaattaaacaaaataatgGTTTATTAATAGGATTTAAGTTCCGTGCACTATCCGTATAAAACTTTTACCCAAACAGATCACgtatataataattatattttataggTAAATCTCTATGATAAGTATCTATTGATTATGGTAACATGATAAATAACATTTTTAATAAGTCTTGTGTCTCATAAATATTGTTTGCACCACCCTtttttgttcattaataatgTCTCGTAGATACACTCTATCGGTACAAGAAATCAAGAATATTTAATATTACAGTTGAAACagtttatttttgtttgttacatatatataccctACGGTAGGTTTCAATATAGTCCAAGTAAAAAAAATCTGcgtaaattaataaataataactCAAGTGTGCTTATATTTCTAATTCCGTTATGACTTTTGACATTTTAATTATTAGTTTGTCCTTTCACTATCGATCAAAAGTAAGCAAAAactttaataatattattacaAGGAAACACCTTGGGGGCCTCACCTCTGAGATTTGTCGTTTTCCGTCGGCTGATACCCCACCTCtaataaaaatacattaaaatggATAAGCTAAAATTAGACCTGTGGGCGTGGGGGGCGGTGTTTGCGGGTGCGTgggcgtgggggtggggtttGTGGTTGGAGCTACAAATTTGTTTACAGAGTAAAATTTAGTAGCTATGACTAAATTTTCTATTTGTATTTATAAATCTAGCtacttaataataataaataatttattcagaATTCAATAATAATTAAGACGTTTTTTCTAgaattcataattcataaacTCTGATTCTAATTTCGCCTCTCTCCCTGATTCTAATTTCGCCTCTCTCCCAGTAGGATGCGATATGATTCCTCGGTGTCGAATTTGAATTACAAGAATGAAAAACATttagtagaaaataaattttctcCAAAGAAAAAGCAATTTTTCTTTTAACGGGTTAAGGACGCGAAGTTAATTAATGAGGTAAGTAGAAAATAGTGAGTAACATGTGATTATACtaaaaaaagagataaattgaaattagcttcttttttctttcttctttctttccgtTGCCAGTTTTTATGAAAAAGATTTATATCGAGCAATAGatataaaataagaaataaacatATCGTAGCAGGCCATGATGAATTTTCGAAgcctttaatttcctttttttctccctttGCATCATTGCATGGTTAATTGGTCAGCCTCATTTTTTTGGATGTTTTTCTTATCGGTTTTGCATTCTGAGAAGGTACTAACACAATTGAGAGTTGGATTAGAGTTCTTTCATTACACCACACTAGTAGAAATAAAGGTTTTTCCAGTGAGAATCTCACCGACATTCAGTGAGAAATAGCCACTGAACATTTTTCATTGGAAAAATAGAGATTTGATAGTGCCAGTATAACATTAATTAAAAGAGCATAAGTTTAGTAATTAATTACACAATTTACCTTTTTGGAGGGAAAGTGTATTGAAGAGGGAGCGTACCACTGTGAGTTATGGtaggataaatatatataaaaaactcACGCTTAATTAGAGTTCTCAAATTCGAACTCTGAGCATGGAAAATTTTTAATACCTAAGTGCCCTTCTCCTTTAATGGATACACAACATCATGAATTCGAGTTAGTCGAGGCTGATCAATAAGGAACtgaagtgaaaaagaaaagggaaaagagaGAGTATTTGGTGGGTAAAGACAagatataatatcataatatctTATATCTTGTGTAGGGTTTTGCATATACgtaaacaaaatcataaccTCACAAAAGACATCAAATATGCTAGAATAAAAGAGTACTGGACAAATGGAAAGAGACAACATTGCAAATTAATGTATGAAACTTTttgagtccggagccaaaatggcgTATTTTTTTGCGGTAATTAAAAATAGTATCTTTTTTTTAggcaaaatgggtatttcgttggataaccaacgaaatacccacacACATATTGTTCCGGTGCCGAATAAATTGTTGCGTTTATTCATAGCGTATGGCGAAAACGcaacaaattatatatatatatatatatatatatttttttttttttttgcatttcgttgtGCAATTCAcgaaatagtttttttttttttttttttttttttttggcaattcgTGAAAGAAACTGTGTGTGCATACAATTTTTTAGTGAATTGCATTTCGTtgtattcatattttttttttgcaattcgtgaaactaatgaaaaaatttgttttttttttttttttttttttttttttgcatttcgtgaattGGTCAACGaaatagacttattttttttttttttttgcatttcgtcaATTGATAAACGaaatagcctttttttttttttttttttgcatttcgtgaatcAGTGAAAGaaatagtttttttattttatttcgttCATCTAAAAACGaaattggaatatatatatatatatagagtccggagcctaaagggtataaaaatacacggtataaaccaaaagggggtagccaaaaatatatataccaaaaggggtataacatggactgatccacgttataccccaacttttttttttcccagtaTCAGACTGAaccaaacgaaaaaaaaaaaattgtataacgtggatcagtccacgttatacgtttcattaattttttctccCCGACGTTTTACAAATAGTTTGTAAGACGTTgcctctatttaaatcatattcggctgtgtttttaataaaaaaaaattattgatttttttaatttttaaagcatatagttaatttcagtgaataactcaaataaatattttaagacatgcaataattaataaatcaataaatcttttctttgcaaccagcacttagtgtttttttcatactttgaccaacgattaatcgtgtgtcaagactccaaaacgtcaatattttatatagaaccgatatttttttaaaatatactataatgtaggctcaatacatcaaagATACGTAAACATTcagatcgtcgttttaggggttgaaaaggtacccgaagtaagttttatttggaaactttagggtgttttattttttaagattttaatttaagcgtgttattttttaatca contains these protein-coding regions:
- the LOC132066966 gene encoding ethylene-response factor C3-like → MDLKIQDEKQTSNSVESSSLEDTSSSDTSSKENDFCPKRLQKEAKHYIGVRTRPWGKFAAEIRDSTRNGIRVWLGTFNSAEEAAMAYDQVALSMRGPSTCLNFPVERVSKMLQETEMCNFFKNGLSPAAALKEKHKKRSSSNISRKEGKKKQVVNEEENNIVFIFEDLGSALLDELLSEYSSSN